The following are from one region of the Odontesthes bonariensis isolate fOdoBon6 chromosome 16, fOdoBon6.hap1, whole genome shotgun sequence genome:
- the LOC142401265 gene encoding heterogeneous nuclear ribonucleoprotein L-like isoform X1, with the protein MAAAAGRYYGEGGRATKRQKTEDGGMTTETYDDPHKPLPSPVVHIRGLVDGVMEADLVEALQEFGAISFVVMMPKKRQALVEYEDMNGSCNAVTYAAENQVYIAGHPAFINYSTSQKISRPGDSDDTRSVNNVLLLTIINPIYPITTDVLYTICNNCGPVQRIVIFRKNGVQAMVEFDSVQSAQRAKASLNGADIYSGCCTLKIEYAKPARLNVFKNDQDTWDYTNPNLSGQDADGEGNWNNSQDPNANPNKRQRQPALLGDHPPDYAGPQGGYHSYNDDAYGPPPPHRMGPGMGGRGRGSQRYGAGYGPPPPEYGPHADSPVLMVYGLEPSKINADKVFNIFCLYGNVERVKFMKSKPGAAMVEMGDCYSVDRAITHLNNNFLFGQKLNVCVSKQQAIVPGQCYQLEDNTSSFKDFHGSRNNRFTSPEQAAKNRIQHPSNVLHFFNAQPDISEEIFNQVCDELGIKTPSSVKLFTGKSERSSSGLLEWESINDAMEALALMNHFQMKNPSGPYPYTLKLCFSTTHHAN; encoded by the exons atggctgctgctgcGGGCCGATACTACGGAGAAGGCGGCAGAGCAACGAAAAGACAGAAAACTGAAGACGGAGGAATGACAACG GAGACTTACGATGACCCCCATAAACCGCTGCCCTCCCCGGTGGTGCATATCAGGGGTTTGGTAGACGGTGTCATGGAGGCTGACCTGGTGGAAGCGCTGCAGGAGTTTGGGGCCATCAG TTTTGTGGTTATGATGCCCAAGAAGCGCCAGGCCCTAGTGGAGTACGAGGACATGAATGGCTCCTGTAACGCTGTTACTTACGCAGCAGAGAACCAGGTTTACATTGCAGGCCATCCCGCCTTCATCAATTACTCCACTAGTCAAAAGATTTCTCGGCCAGGAGACTCGGATGACACCCGGAGCGTCAACAATGTGCTGCTGCTCACAATCATAAACCCCATCTATCCTATCACCACG GATGTGCTCTACACCATTTGTAACAACTGTGGTCCTGTACAGAGGATCGTCATCTTCAGAAAGAACGGTGTTCAAGCCATGGTCGA GTTTGATTCGGTCCAAAGCGCCCAGAGGGCTAAAGCCTCTTTAAATGGAGCAGACATCTATTCTGGCTGTTGCACTCTAAAGATTGAATATGCAAAG CCAGCCCGCCTTAATGTTTTCAAGAATGACCAGGACACATGGGATTACACAAACCCCAACCTGAGTGGCCAAG ATGCTGATGGTGAAGGCAATTGGAACAATTCACaag ATCCCAATGCTAACCCCAACAAACGTCAGAGGCAGCCGGCTCTTCTGGGAGACCACCCACCTGATTATG CTGGCCCGCAAGGCGGTTATCACAGCTATAACGATGACGCCTACGGCCCCCCTCCACCTCATCGCATGGGGCCCGGTATGGGTGGCCGTGGTCGAGGCAGCCAGCGGTACGGAGCTGGATACGGGCCACCACCTCCTGAATATGGTCCTCACGCCGACTCCCCAGTTCTTATGGTGTATGGCCTCGAGCCGTCAAAGATCAATGCTGACAAGGTCTTCAACATCTTTTGTCTCTACGGCAACGTTGAGAGG GTCAAGTTCATGAAAAGTAAACCTGGAGCCGCAATGGTGGAAATGGGTGACTGTTACTCGGTGGACAGGGCTATTACTCACCTCAACAATAACTTCCTCTTTGGACAGAAGCTTAATGTTTG CGTGTCCAAGCAGCAGGCTATCGTACCAGGACAGTGCTACCAGTTAGAGGACAACACCAGCAGCTTCAAGGACTTCCACGGATCCCGCAACAACCGCTTCACCTCCCCAGAGCAGGCTGCCAAAAACCGTATCCAGCACCCCAGTAACGTCCTGCATTTCTTTAACGCACAGCCCGACATCTCCGAAGAGATCTTCAACCAG GTCTGCGATGAGCTCGGAATTAAGACTCCCTCAAGTGTGAAGCTTTTTACCGGAAAGA GTGAGCGAAGTTCATCTGGCCTGTTGGAGTGGGAATCCATCAATGACGCCATGGAGGCCCTAGCTTTGATGAACCACTTTCAGATGAAAAACCCca GTGGGCCTTACCCCTACACGCTCAAGCTGTGTTTCTCAACCACACACCATGCCAACTAA
- the LOC142401265 gene encoding heterogeneous nuclear ribonucleoprotein L-like isoform X2, whose product MAAAAGRYYGEGGRATKRQKTEDGGMTTETYDDPHKPLPSPVVHIRGLVDGVMEADLVEALQEFGAISFVVMMPKKRQALVEYEDMNGSCNAVTYAAENQVYIAGHPAFINYSTSQKISRPGDSDDTRSVNNVLLLTIINPIYPITTDVLYTICNNCGPVQRIVIFRKNGVQAMVEFDSVQSAQRAKASLNGADIYSGCCTLKIEYAKPARLNVFKNDQDTWDYTNPNLSGQDPNANPNKRQRQPALLGDHPPDYAGPQGGYHSYNDDAYGPPPPHRMGPGMGGRGRGSQRYGAGYGPPPPEYGPHADSPVLMVYGLEPSKINADKVFNIFCLYGNVERVKFMKSKPGAAMVEMGDCYSVDRAITHLNNNFLFGQKLNVCVSKQQAIVPGQCYQLEDNTSSFKDFHGSRNNRFTSPEQAAKNRIQHPSNVLHFFNAQPDISEEIFNQVCDELGIKTPSSVKLFTGKSERSSSGLLEWESINDAMEALALMNHFQMKNPSGPYPYTLKLCFSTTHHAN is encoded by the exons atggctgctgctgcGGGCCGATACTACGGAGAAGGCGGCAGAGCAACGAAAAGACAGAAAACTGAAGACGGAGGAATGACAACG GAGACTTACGATGACCCCCATAAACCGCTGCCCTCCCCGGTGGTGCATATCAGGGGTTTGGTAGACGGTGTCATGGAGGCTGACCTGGTGGAAGCGCTGCAGGAGTTTGGGGCCATCAG TTTTGTGGTTATGATGCCCAAGAAGCGCCAGGCCCTAGTGGAGTACGAGGACATGAATGGCTCCTGTAACGCTGTTACTTACGCAGCAGAGAACCAGGTTTACATTGCAGGCCATCCCGCCTTCATCAATTACTCCACTAGTCAAAAGATTTCTCGGCCAGGAGACTCGGATGACACCCGGAGCGTCAACAATGTGCTGCTGCTCACAATCATAAACCCCATCTATCCTATCACCACG GATGTGCTCTACACCATTTGTAACAACTGTGGTCCTGTACAGAGGATCGTCATCTTCAGAAAGAACGGTGTTCAAGCCATGGTCGA GTTTGATTCGGTCCAAAGCGCCCAGAGGGCTAAAGCCTCTTTAAATGGAGCAGACATCTATTCTGGCTGTTGCACTCTAAAGATTGAATATGCAAAG CCAGCCCGCCTTAATGTTTTCAAGAATGACCAGGACACATGGGATTACACAAACCCCAACCTGAGTGGCCAAG ATCCCAATGCTAACCCCAACAAACGTCAGAGGCAGCCGGCTCTTCTGGGAGACCACCCACCTGATTATG CTGGCCCGCAAGGCGGTTATCACAGCTATAACGATGACGCCTACGGCCCCCCTCCACCTCATCGCATGGGGCCCGGTATGGGTGGCCGTGGTCGAGGCAGCCAGCGGTACGGAGCTGGATACGGGCCACCACCTCCTGAATATGGTCCTCACGCCGACTCCCCAGTTCTTATGGTGTATGGCCTCGAGCCGTCAAAGATCAATGCTGACAAGGTCTTCAACATCTTTTGTCTCTACGGCAACGTTGAGAGG GTCAAGTTCATGAAAAGTAAACCTGGAGCCGCAATGGTGGAAATGGGTGACTGTTACTCGGTGGACAGGGCTATTACTCACCTCAACAATAACTTCCTCTTTGGACAGAAGCTTAATGTTTG CGTGTCCAAGCAGCAGGCTATCGTACCAGGACAGTGCTACCAGTTAGAGGACAACACCAGCAGCTTCAAGGACTTCCACGGATCCCGCAACAACCGCTTCACCTCCCCAGAGCAGGCTGCCAAAAACCGTATCCAGCACCCCAGTAACGTCCTGCATTTCTTTAACGCACAGCCCGACATCTCCGAAGAGATCTTCAACCAG GTCTGCGATGAGCTCGGAATTAAGACTCCCTCAAGTGTGAAGCTTTTTACCGGAAAGA GTGAGCGAAGTTCATCTGGCCTGTTGGAGTGGGAATCCATCAATGACGCCATGGAGGCCCTAGCTTTGATGAACCACTTTCAGATGAAAAACCCca GTGGGCCTTACCCCTACACGCTCAAGCTGTGTTTCTCAACCACACACCATGCCAACTAA